The following are from one region of the Vanessa cardui chromosome 3, ilVanCard2.1, whole genome shotgun sequence genome:
- the LOC124543938 gene encoding cytosol aminopeptidase-like codes for MFVFFFIMGYTKLFSSINLWRVNSGRLFRYCSSVGSTSECKATAEKRTKNEAQDTNTEGNKSGLVIGVYEDKDKFELTPVAEEINQRSGGKICGYLNELSCQLKLGKAFVVTDVVPEFGPVAISSLGKKNPGYNTLEELDETRENVRVMVGAGVRALCERGCARVSVCAAGVPDAAAEAAHLAAWRFDEFKSSTDRHQEVQLSLHGSEGQEEWDTGVVYGQSQNWARYLTDMPPNKMTPVDFAQTALDTLCPLGVHVTAHERSWLEAQRMRGVLAVAAGSCEAPLFLECTWRGADNPPVLLAADGLTFDCGGLCLRSARDMHGARSVAGAAVVLAVIRTLAILKVPIHVRAVIPLCEQLVSGHCLKPGDVLPALNGLHMQVEDTDLESQLLLADALVYGQAMYKPSLVIDVASLAPVGASCACACVFTNSEHVCRGARDAGARTGDRLWRLPLWDYYRRQVRDDPSVDLRNKGSGTATICKGAAFLKHFVCGEWLHVDTSGVRAGGAVYLRAGRAAGRPARTIAAFLTDAALADKTDTHTDSHADTPRNS; via the exons atgtttgtttttttttttataatgggttacacaaaattattttcgaGTATAAATTTGTGGAGGGTAAATTCTGGTAGATTATTTAGGTATTGTAGTAGTGTAGGTTCTACAAGTGAATGTAAAGCTACAGCTGAAAAAAGAACAAAGAATGAAGCACAGGACACCAACACTGAAGGAAACAag AGCGGTTTGGTTATCGGGGTGTACGAGGATAAAGATAAGTTCGAGCTGACACCCGTCGCTGAAGAAATCAACCAGAGAAGTGGTGGCAAGATATGTGGATATTTAAACGA aCTATCGTGTCAACTAAAGTTGGGTAAGGCATTCGTCGTGACAGATGTGGTTCCGGAGTTCGGTCCTGTCGCCATTTCGTCTCTGGGCAAAAAGAACCCGGGATACAACACACTGGAAGAGTTAGATGAAACTCGG GAGAACGTGAGGGTGATGGTGGGTGCGGGCGTGCGGGCGCTGTGCGAGCGCGGCTGTGCGCGCGTGTCGGTTTGCGCGGCCGGCGTGCCAGACGCCGCCGCAGAGGCTGCGCACCTGGCTGCCTGGCG ATTCGACGAGTTCAAATCTAGCACTGATCGCCATCAAGAGGTTCAATTGTCTCTTCATGGTTCCGAGGGCCAAGAGGAATGGGACACTGGTGTAGTGTACGGGCAGTCACAAAACTGGGCTAGATATCTGACCGACATGCCGCCTAATAAAATGACACCAGTTGATTTCGCCCAG ACGGCGCTGGATACACTGTGTCCGTTGGGTGTGCACGTGACTGCGCACGAACGTTCTTGGCTGGAGGCACAGCGCATGCGCGGCGTGCTGGCGGTGGCGGCGGGCTCGTGCGAGGCGCCGCTGTTCCTGGAGTGCACGTGGCGTGGAGCCGACAACCCGCCAGTGCTACTCGCCGCTGACGGACTCACATTCGACTG TGGAGGTTTATGTCTGCGCTCTGCGCGTGACATGCACGGTGCACGCAGCGTGGCGGGCGCGGCTGTCGTACTCGCGGTGATACGGACACTCGCGATCCTCAAG GTGCCGATACATGTGCGCGCCGTGATACCGCTGTGCGAGCAGCTTGTTAGCGGACACTGTCTCAAACCGGGAGATGTACTGCCCGCACTCAACGGCTTACACATGCAG GTGGAGGATACAGATCTAGAAAGTCAGTTGCTGCTGGCAGACGCACTGGTATACGGACAGGCTATGTACAAGCCCTCGCTCGTAATTGACGTCGCCTCTCTCGCAC CCGTGGGCGCGTCGTGCGCATGCGCATGCGTGTTCACGAATAGTGAGCACGTGTGTCGCGGCGCGAGAGACGCGGGCGCGCGCACGGGCGACCGCCTGTGGCGCCTTCCGCTGTGGGACTACTACCGCAGACAAGTGCGAG ATGATCCATCTGTTGACTTGAGGAACAAAGGCTCAGGAACAGCTACTATTTGTAAGGGGGCAGCTTTCTTAAAG CACTTCGTGTGCGGCGAGTGGCTACACGTGGACACGTCAGGAGTGCGCGCGGGCGGCGCCGTGTACCTGCGGGCCGGACGCGCCGCCGGCCGCCCCGCGCGCACTATCGCCGCCTTCCTGACCGACGCCGCGCTCGCCGACAAGACCGACACACACACCGACTCACACGCCGACACGCCGCGGAATTCGTGA